The window actcctgggttctctgggaggggagtgggatttAGTGGGTTAAtgcagctgggggctgggagccaggacacctgggttctgtccctggctctatGGCTGACTCATTGTGTGACTTTAAGGACAGCCCgtcccctcccagtgcctcagtttccccctgggCCCAGCAGGATGTGGTTCTCCCCAGTCCTGGCCCCACTGCCCTAGGCTGCCCTGGCCCTTTTAATCCTTTGCTCTGGGCTGCCAGTTCTAACCCCAGTGacctaatgtgtgtgtgtggggggggccagtgctgggggggcaggcagggctcactgcagctgggaggggaggtgttAACCCTTTCCATGCAGCTGGAGgtagtggggtggggtggggggggctgcacTGGTCCCATGGGACCCTGGAGACCGGAGacccctcacacacccctgcccctcccctgcctgagggacctccctggggcgggggctgagacctgacaaactcatctCAGCCCAGCCAGCTAATGGGACTAGGCAGGGCTCCCAAGGAGGGGAAGGTCCCCgggccagccagtccccagccctggggctggatcggGGCCAGTgccccccagaggggaaaggccccatcccccctgccccactggaAAAAGGTCCTCTGGGGTAACTGAACCCTTCTCAGCCACAcccccccagcgctgccccctTCCCGGGCCCCgtccctccctctcagtgcctGGCGGAGGCGAGAGGCCCCTGGGCAGCCCTGCCTGGCATGGTGCCCCGTGGTGttgccaggctgggggctgggcggCACGGGGTGATGTGGGGCAGGCCCGCAGGGCAGGGACCcttggctggggggaagggggggcaggcagaggagggggtggctGAGCAGCCGCTGAGATTGAATcctgtgtgtgcgggggggggggagcagaaagAAGCCCCCCCCCGaccttcctcctctgccctccagggcccccagccccacGGCTTCAAAGCCTCAAACCGCCCCCCAGTCTGGCAggtcagggctgggccagcaggggctgcgggtcgggagtgaggggcaccatgTGAACCAGCTCGTGGGGccaggcgtgggggggggagcTCGTGGCTGTTTCTGCTGATGGGGGGGCAGTTTACCCCCCCCACTAGAATCCTCATTGGCGCTGGCTCCACGCAGCCCCCAGCCGCCCCATGGAGCTGCAGCCACCCACGGCTCAGACACCCCGCCcggctgccccccctccccagctgtccatccccccccccccccccgtgccaggGTGTCCTGTTCCCGCAGCAAGGACACCGTGTCTCTGACGCCCGgccgcgggggggcgggggctggttcAGAACATTCCCCCCCCCGGCTGGGGTGACTCAAGGCTACGATGGTGGCTGGCCcggggggctggggttgggggcgcAGGAGGCTGGTTGGGGTCCCCCccactgtccccagttctgtctcATGTCCCCTGGGTAGGGGGAAGGTGCAGCTGGCGTGGAGCTGGGGaccctgggctgctgtgggggggtgAATTATGGACCCCACCCAGGGGTGTAGTTGACAgaagccccccccccacttcccaccaTGCCGGGGTGGCCTCTGGGTTCAGTCAGGCGCTGGAGCAGCCTGGAGTCCCTGGTGAGGGGTGTCTACTGCTGCCCACCCCCCGCGGCCAGCGACAGGGAAGGGGGGCGCAAAGGGGTGCTACCCCCAGCGACTCCCTGCCTGCTCGGGGGGGTGATTCCTTTGTGGCCCCTCgactctgccccaggctggggggttcTCTCCCATGGGGCAGATGCAGCTGGtggctgccccaggggctggggtccagtgcttgggggggtgggagaggggctgggagccaggactcctgggttctctcccccgtGTTGGGGGGGGGTCTAGTgcttgggggggctgggagccaggactcctgggttctctcccccatgttgggaggggagggggggggtctagtgcttgtggggctgggagccaggactcctgggttcttttcctgactctgggaggggagtaggtctggtggttagagggtggggagcaggttcttttcctggctctgggCCAACTGTGGCTTTGGGGTTCAGgctgtgggggtgtggggggccaTTTGCTGCCCCAGGTAGAACAGCCCCACCCCCGGGGGTCTCTGTCGCAGCACCTAACAGGCCGCCCCCAACAGGCCGCCCCCCGTCTGTGTGTCTCTGGGTCCGTCCGCCCAGGTACGCCGTCACCGTCTGGAGCCAGGAGGGCGCGGAAGCCAAAGGCAAATACCAGCCGGGTAAGTGGCTTACAGCGTAGCTAGACCCTggcccccctccctgagcccctcaAGCCAGGCCCTTGCTCTGGGGCGGATCAgggctggcgccccctagaggggacagaccccgcccccatacctgcccccctgagccagcctgtccccgccctggggcggatgggagctggcgccccctagagggaaaaggccccgcccccacatctGACCCCGtgagccagcctgtcccccgCTATGGGGCTGGATCAGGgctggcaccccctagagggggcaggccccatgccccatccccttcccctgagcctgggGCTGGCCCGTGCCCCGTTCCAGAGCACGTCTCTCTCTTTCAGCCTCGGGGCAGAAGGGGGTGCAGGTGCCCGGGCCCCAGGCGAGGGGCACCAGCCGGACGCGGAGCCGGCCGGGGGGCCTGGCCCGGAGCTACTTTGTGTAGCTATTCGCCTGTGTTTGGTTTGCCCATTTGACGCCCGCTGCTGCTGCCCGCGGACTGGGGAGCTGCCTGGGGAgccccccaacaccctgccctccAGGCTGGGCACCGGAGGGGGGACATTGCACTGGGGGGATGCCAGGGCCcctgggcggggctgggggggtgagcCGGGAGGGCCGGCAGACTGGGGGCGTCTGGGGTTCCAGGCGTGTGTGGGGGGTGGTGGCTGGCAGAGGGGACCCcgtgttttttttggggggctgCCCTGTGCTGAGAGGGGCTTGGTGAGGGGCCAGTGTGGGCAAGGGGGGACCCCAATCTTAGTCCCCCAGCCCCTCGCCTGTGCGCTGCCCGGGGGCAGCCAGGGAACCTCCCTGGCTTTGGATCGGTGTGGGGGGCCTTGGACTCTGCCAAGGACGGGGGGAGGGACTGGCCCCTCAGGGCGGATCGGGGGGGGCACACCCCCAGCTTCCTGCTCATTTCATCCCGCGTGAGAGACAGAGACTGGGGCGGGAGGAGAGCGACTCCCCCGAACTGAAATAAAGTTACCTCATGGCAGCCGCTCCCCTGcctcctccattccccccccccggcacttgGGGGGGGTGGAACCTGGGCACTGCTCAGCTGGCCAGCGCCCCCCCCGGCAGGCACTgcacccagggcagggggggtCTGATGCCAGGATACAGCCTCCAGCATTGAAAtggtggggtctagtggttagagtggggggtgggggaggctgggagccaggactcctgggttctctccctggctctgggaggggagtggggtctggtggttagagcagggtgtggcaggggggaaggctgggagccaggacgcctgggttctctccctggctctgggatggTGGTGCTGTCCTGGTACCAGTCAGTGATATAACCCCTGGAAGCCCATGTAGGGCTTTgcactggggcttggggcagctagatagagggaaggggaggggaatggtgtctagtggttagagcgggggggggggggctgggagccaggactcctgggttctctccctggctctgggaggggagtggggtctagtggttagagcagggggctggaagccaggactcctgggttctgtccctagGGGCTGGGTTGCCCGGGGGCCTGGCTGCTCCTGGCTACTGGCGGGCAGCACATGACGGGGCGCTGGCCCCCGGCTGCAGCTGCACGGAAGGGCCGGGGCGCTGGTCGAGCTCCTTCCGCCCGCAGCGATTCGCAAGGTGCCACCATCTGCTGACGGGGACGGGGTGAGACGCTGCAAGAGACCCTGGGGCGGCACCGTTGCTCTGAGAACGGGCACGGGCAGAGGCCGTGGCTCATCCCCGGGCAGTGCCAGCTTCCCCGctcggccctgccctggggccctggTGTTGGGCAAACCAGCCCAGAGACTCCCCTTACCCCCTGGGTCAAGGCATGGAGGGAAAGCGCCCCACGGCTCCAGAGCTGgatttctgctctcagttacagcgGCGTCAATCCGGATCAGCCTGGCTGACTgagtggagtcactccagatctACCCGTGGTGCAGGATGGGGGCCAGACCACCCTGCTGCCTGGCAGATGGGAATAAAACGGGAATAAAACCACCCCGAGAGCAAAACCCGTCTGCTTCGGGGCAGGAGCCGTCTTCCCTGGGAGCAGGTTATCCCCTCGCTTCAAACTTGCTCGCACCTGGGATGCAGCAGGTGCCGGTCTCTGGGGCGATTAATGTGCTAATgactgggaggtgctcaggtGCTGGGGTTCAGCCGAGGGCCCTGGGGGAGTCTGATCTCGGGGCAGGGGGCGCTCGTTggaagggggggcagggaatttgCACCCCTGAGCACCTGGATTTCGCAGGCGGTAGTGGAATGGGGGCCCAGCTGAGATTAGCAGCCTgcggtcgtgtgtgtgtgtgtttgggggggggcggagttAACCCCTCGGTAGCTGGAGCTCCCCTGGAAAATCCAGCATGGGAGTGACTCTCCatcacctgccactgccccttAGCACCAGGCCTGAGAACTGCAGGTTGATCCAGGGCAGATTAGCAGCTGTGGTCGGGGCGTTGGGCCCCTGACTGCACCTAATGGCCATGGGCTGGGTAATGAAAGTGACAGATGCCTGTAGGGGGGGTGGCGGTGGAGGGTGAGTTGGATGCCCAAATTCCTGGGTTCTTTGGCTTCAGGATCCTGAGGAACAGGTAAGGCTGGGGCATGTTTCCCAGGCCCACTGTTTGAGGTAGTGGGGAATCTCCCTTTTTATTAGCACTAGAGGGGCTGTGAAACATaccactgaattttaaaaaaatcaacctcaGCATTGCTATGATGCCTCAGTTTCAGCAGCGACTAGTTACTAGGGTACGATCGAGGGCTATAAACTcacgagtggtgtggagaaagtgaataaggaaaagttatttacttgttcccataagatAAGAAgtgggggccaccaaatgaaattagtgggcagcaggtttaaaacaaatacaaggaagttcttcacacagtgcacagttaacccatggaactccttgcctgaggaggttgtgaaggctaggactataacagggtttaaaagaaaactggataaactcatggaggttaagtccattaatggctattagccaggatgggtaaggaagggtgtccctcgcctctgtctgtcagagggtggagatggatggcaggagagagatcactgatcattccctgttctgttcactccctctggggcacctggctttggctactgggctggatggacctttggtctgacccggtctggtctttcttatgttcttaacagtTGTCAATCCAGAGCATTTCTGTGGCTCAAGCAATGGTTAATTATTAGCTACTTATGGCTTCACCACCTGGCCGATTAAGCCACTATTATCTCTGCAGTGCAGATAGGGTCAGGGGCTGTTCTCAAACCGGTAAAAGGCTTTACCTGCTGAGGACaggccaagaagcaatgggcttaaactgcagcacgGGTGGcgtaggttggacattaggaaaagcttcccgTCTGTCAGGCTGGGTAAgacctggaataaattgcccagagaTTGTGGAATCGCCGTCACTGGCAGGTCAgacaaagacctgtcagggatggtctaggtccccggctctcaacctttccagactcctgtcCCCCTTTCTGGAGTCCGATGTGTCTTGCGTACCCCCCAGGTTCACCTCtcctaaaaactacttgcttacaaaaccagcCGTGACCATGCCCATAGTGcccagcacactgttactgacacGGGGCCGATGTTCTCGCTGTTCCCATGTCCTTATAACAAAGGGGGGGCGATTTTGGTTGGAGGAGGGGATTCTGGGTGCCCCAGGGGTTCGTGGTCTTGTGTCCTTACAGCGcctggcccggggctggggtgGTGCTGCGGTAATGAACAGCACACAGCACAGTGTGGGGCAAACCCTGGCTGGGGTTCCTTGGTGTTCCCATTGTTTGGGGGTTGGCTGAAATGTTGTTGCTATGGGTCGGGTGTATCctgtcccccctcagccttcctgGCTCCTTCGCCTTTAAAGTGGCTTAGAAAAGCCTCAAGCACCTCGCCCAAAACCTCGCCCCCGCCTCTGACCTTGGCTGGCACTTGGCCTGCAGGAGCCGACTGGCTTTGTTTGGGGTTGATCTTCGAAGGGACGAGCTCCTGGCCCGGCCCCGCAGAGCCGCACGCCACGCAGGCCAGTGGCCCGCGAGCAGCCCCGAGTCGCTCCCCGCACTTGTAGGGAGGGGAGTTTGTCTGGAGACCCTCCCTGCTCCATCACCAGCTGTACAGGTTCCTGCCTGCTTGGAGATAATCTCCGGGGCCTCGTCTGAATCTGTCGCGGGAGGCCGAGCTGTAACCCAAGCTCCGGTGAATCACATTCTCACAGCCCTGCCCTCGATGTGGGGAGCGTTGCCGGAGAATCGCGGTTTGAGGAGCCCTCTGCAAACATGAACGGCTTAATTCTCATGACGCTCCACCCTGGGAGGCAGGACAGTTTagagtgggggaaactgaggcaggggagggacagggaagtgacttgcccaaagtcactcgGCAggtcaggaatggaacccaggagtcctgactctgaccccctccagcaccctaaccaccagaccccctCCCCGGGCTgcagatagaacccaggagtcctggaggcCAGCTttgtgctctagccactaggccccAGTCCTTTCCCCCAGCAAATGAGAAGTGCTTCTGTCAAATATTTCAGGGGTCCTGAAAGTCCAGCATTGGCTGTTCAGAGAGGCTGTCACCAGCTGGGGGCTTTGAACCGGGGAGATGCAGGGCTAACAGCATCTGGCTTCGCTCCTTGAGCTAAGGGATTAGCCCCCTCAGCTGGCAGCAACAGTAGACCCAGAAACTGAATCAGTGGAGCAGTCACTAAGGGGAGATGGTGGGAGATACCCGAGCGCTGTGGGTTCGAATTCTGGGCAGCCCCCAGTGAGGAGGTGTGGATGCCTCCCCCTGCAGGAAAACAGGACCCACCGAGCTGCTTCCACGGGGAGACCCTGGTGACGACCACACACAACCTGTTCTTCGGGGGGACAGAGACCGTCAGCACCACCCTGCGCTACGGATTCCTCCTCCTCATGAAGTACCTGGAGATACAGGGTgagcagcgggggcaggggggactcAAGTTATTCCTAATGCGGGGCCCCCTCTGGGCCGGGCACTCAGGCGACTGGAGGATGGTTAGCCCCCCgtgcagagggggaactgagatGGGGGGGGTGTCGAGTGACTGtccaaaggtcacacagggagtctgtgtcCGAGTTGGGAACTGAAGCCAGGTTTCACCTCGATTCCACTGCAGTcaggagtgactctggattgGCCCCAggggagctgagatcagaatctggccccaaccCCACTGGAGTCGGGGTGACGCTGGATTGACCCTGGGAGGCTGAGATCAGGatccggccctgcccccattgcagTCGGGGGTGATCCAAGCCACTGTCTATATTTTAAAAGGGCGGGTGTAGAAATCACCAGCCAGGTCTCAGCTCCAGACCGAGCGTGTCCTTGCTGCCCCACCCAACCAGAAACCGCTTCCCATCCCGCTTGTTTCTCCGCAGCCAAAGTCCACGCTGAGCTCTGATCGGGCGGCACCGCAGACCGTCGGTAGACGACCAGGCGCACGTGCCCTACGCCGACGCCGTGATCCACGAGGTGCAGCGCTTCGGCGACGTGATCCCCATGGGGCTCCCGCACGCGCTGACCCGGGACACCCGGTTCAGGGTTTCCTGCTGCCAGAGGTAACGGGATTTCCCTCCTCCTCACGTTCGAGCAAGAAAACACGGCTCtgccctccagggctggagtctTCCCTCTTGTCAGCTTCCAAAGGGTATGTGGAGAGGGAACGGCTGGAACCGTGGCTGGATAGACTGGcggatgggtgggtggatggatggccGGATGGCCAGAGAGAGGGGTGTGCGttgggatggatagataggaTGGGTGGATAGATGGGTGGGTAGATAGACAAGTAGACTGATAGATAGCATGGCTGGATAGGTGGAGGGATGGAAAGATAGATggttggagaggctgagggacacGTGAGTAGGTGGGTGGACAGACGGATGGATGGACAATCCAGCTGGATGGACGGGGTGGAAGGGCAGAAAATGATCCAGGTGGCTAGAGGGTGGATCGTTGGATAAATGGACAGACAGACTGAGAGGACGGATGGACAGACAAGACGGACGGATGGCTGCACCAGTGCCAGACAGAAGAACGAGTCAATGGATGGGCAGACAGACAGATGTGTGGACAGCTCGGTGAGTGAGTGGAGAAGCCAGATGGATGtagaatcacagaaccagaggGTTGAGAGGGACCACAAGGGACAATTTGTCTAACTCCTTGCCGAGGGGCAGGGTTTGGTGGGTCTAAACCACCCAAGACAGACTCTATCCAGCCGTGCCTGGGCAGAGATGGACGGACTGTCAAGATGGATAGGATGGGTGGATAGACAGAAAGACAGATGGATGGATTAAAAGACAGATGGACATCAAGATGGCTGGATACGCAGGGGATGGATGGACGGAGGGATGGGCGGAGAGATCCTCTGGATGCATGTGCTGCAGCTCTGCGTTTCCCCTGCCCAGGGCACCAACGTCATCCCGCTGCTGTTCTCCATTCACAACGACCCCGCCCAGTTCAAAGACCCGGCCTCGTTCGACCCGGCCCATTTCCTGGACCCGAGAGGAGGTTTCCGAAAGCAAGACGCCTTCATGGCCTTCTCCACGGGTACGTGTGGCCTGCCCGGTCCGGGGCTGAGGAGCGGGAGCGGGACAGGTTGAGTCTTCACTAACACGTCTACTCCAGCCCCGGCCTCGGATGGAGTAACAGGCTAGCTCCACGGCCTTGGGGTCACTGCGAGGAGAGATCAGGCCCCTCTGTGCCGCTGTGGGCCTGAAATGACCCCCTGAGAGTCCAGGGGCCACCCCAGTGGTAggctggccagccccagccccagccagcctgagCCAAGGCAGAGCACCGGGAAGCGGAGCAGGGGCCCTCCTGGGGGCGGAGCGTGGGTGGGGCCatgctaggctgtttggggaaacacagcctccccccacctgtgatacccaccacccatgctgcGGTGGCTATTCTCTGCCCCCGGGACCCATAGGGGGCGGACTGGGGTTGTGGCCGGAGTGCACTGCgctgtggctattctctgccccccagggcccataaaggggatggagcatgagttagagcagccccaaggctgctgtAACTGACACTGGGGGCCGGTCCCCAGAATACAGGGAACATGAAAGGGGTCTTAAAGGTGCCTGAGCCACAAATACAGGGAGAGGGTAACCGAGACTTGGGGTGCGATGGATCCTGACATGCCTCTCACCCCCGTGCACGGCCCGGACGTCACCGTGTTTCTTTCCCCCCAGGGAAGAGGATCTGCCTGGGCGAGGGCCTGGCCCGCATGGAGCTCTTCCCCTTCTTCACTGCCGTCCTGCAGAGCTTCGCCCTCACGCCCCTCGCCTGCCCAGAGGAAATCGACATCTCGCCCTTGATGAGTGGCCTGGGGAACGTGCCAGGTCCCTACGAGCTCCGGGCTGTCCCTCGCTGAGCGAGCCGCTGTCCCATCCCGCCTGGCTCCCCCTTTCACAGCCTCGTGTCCCGCAGCCTTTGAACGCATGAGATGAGCTCGCCGGCCTCGTCGCTTGCAGTGTCTAATCAGGACGGTGGTCTTCTCTCTTTTCAAAGTCCTGAGCTCCGGATTTGTGAGTTTGGTTCAAGTTTTCATTAAactcaaatacaaataaaaattgtCCAGCTCTGGGGGTGATAGAGAAAAGTTTATAAACTTGACTCGAGTAAAGAAACcagaagcaaataaaacaaacccaaatCTCGGCCAATCCCGTGATTTTTTCTTGAGTCCTGATCTGCTGAACGCTGGGGGCTGGCCGGGCTGCTGTCATTAAAGGGACTAGCCAgcgggtgtgggtggggcagagctgggagagcagcctccTGTTCTGTTGTCTTGCATTTTGAgagcagagaaaagctggaacaACAATCGGAGGGTTGGAAACCTGCCTTGCTGGGAGAGGCTCACGCATCTCGCTCTGTTTGGTTCATCAAAACGATTGATTGGTGTCTTGCCCGCAGCTTATAAATACGTTCATGGGGCCTAACGGACCCGTTACGCTAGAGGAGAAAGGCAGAACCAACTCCTGGAAGCTAAAGCAAGGCACATtccaattagaaataaggcacaaatttagGGCACAAACTCCctgggggaagtggtggattctccactgttgacaacttttaaatcgagacgggatgtttttctgaaagatctgctctaggaattattttggggccgTTCTCTGACCGGATCATTTCATTAGACACAAGTTAGTGGGCTCCGTAAAAGTCAAATGAACTGATCATAATAGTCATtattggccttaaagtctatgaattcAAGTTTTCCTGAGACAATCCCGTTTTCCATAGGATGTCCTGGGAATTTCTTTCAGGCCACCTGAAAAGTCCAAGTTTTCCAATTCGTCCATCTGCAATGTTTGGCCTTTTTAATAACTACAGAAAACTCCTCTTGCTGCATGGGGGAGAATTTGCGAGTAGTTTTACCGGAAAGGAAGGTGCATTCAGGGTAACGACCAGTGTTTGGAGCGAAGAGTGTTTGGAGAGTGCATCTCTTAGAGGCTCATTTGGTGGTTGTTTCTGGCTAGGTCTGAAATTCTAGGGGCTTTCCCAAGCTTCATAGCGCATGGCCCAGGAGGGCAGCAAACCTCTCCGGTGTCTTTCACCACAAGACACGGCAGCCAGAAGGACGGTGGCGAAAACAAACATTTCTCCTGCTCTGGTTGCTCTcaaaagggcagaatttggcccaatttaGCTACCGCAAAGCCAGGCTCTTTATATTTCCTCCGTGTCTTTATTTCTGCTTGAAAGGCCACCTGAACAAACTTGTCAGGGCTCCATGGAAGGAGAAGGTTTAAATTCCTCCCACCCTGCCAACATGCCCACGGTTAAGCTGATGAAAGGGGTTGTGTCCTTAACACCTTCCCTCTTGCGGTGAACTAATCTCAGGAGCGCTTAGATTGTTGAAAGCCTGTTTTTGGGATGATGGACGTTTTCATCTCCCACTGAGCTACACAGCTGCCACGGAGAGCTGGTGCCGTTGCAGCTCCTGCCGGATTTTCATAGGGTGGACGTGCCGCACTTTCCAAAAAGTCCCTTTTCTTGGGCGCTGGTGCTTCGTTacttactctgaaaaatgtagaCTTCAGAGGTTAAGGGTCCCTTCTTTGGGACTCTGGTTCGCACCTGCTCACTGTCGGCAGTTCTGGGGGGTTTCATGGGGAGGCGTGTGCCATCTTAAATCCCCAGCCGCCTGAGTCATGGGATTCTGTGAGCTcagcttttgttttggtttgggtttttttaagcacGTTTCTAGTCTTCACGGTGGCAGAGAAAAATGTGACCTACAAAACCAGAAGCCAAAATATATTCTATACACAAAGCTCATAATttctgttaagccaaccttgctgtgtgtttgtttgtttgtgtggtaCCAGCGTCACGCTGTTTGGACCCTTTGAGTTCAGCATGACTGGAAAAAACGTGAGTGACAGGTGGGGCGTTGCTCCCAGGAGCTAACTGAGCCTGACCACAACTAAACCTCTTTCCTAGGTTTGAGTTTTTTTAAGCTTCTTTGGGACTCGTACGACATTTCTGTTCATGCAGCACCTAGCGCAGCGGAGTCCAACTGGGTTGGCTTGTCGGTGTTCGCACACTATAGATGTTCAACAATAATCAACAGACCTAGCGTTTATATAGTGCATGTGATCAATAAATCTCAACACGCTTTACAATGGAGCTCAATAGCATTATCCCTGTTTaatagatggggaaacggaggcaaagAAGTGGGGGAGAGAAGCGACTGCCCACAGTCACCCAGGAAGCCAGAGGAAGAACTGGGGctaaaacccaggtctcttgaatcCCCCGTCAACGctttatccactaggcaacactgctgCCACCCAGAACAAAACATGTGCGCCATGGGTAGGATAGAAATAATCAGC is drawn from Eretmochelys imbricata isolate rEreImb1 chromosome 23, rEreImb1.hap1, whole genome shotgun sequence and contains these coding sequences:
- the LOC144279252 gene encoding LOW QUALITY PROTEIN: uncharacterized protein LOC144279252 (The sequence of the model RefSeq protein was modified relative to this genomic sequence to represent the inferred CDS: inserted 1 base in 1 codon); the encoded protein is MGGFPESSLGPGLPHGLAPASLARRSPPGDLCPLQSEGAAVLLAKWLLEGDAVGRLLGAPKWRRLENRDSAAGEPARWRRGAGAGPSGRLALGDMVPCLSDYGICVRDGFLGKAPGARGAGAGPQGEVPGRAAGEPVSAGPRSPGCRGASPAARALMGSIDQLILQCAGHLGGNLVNGRTKGLPRREPSMARGALWLLGLPLAKLPSDVSPGASPNRPPPTGRPPSVCLWVRPPRYAVTVWSQEGAEAKGKYQPGKQDPPSCFHGETLVTTTHNLFFGGTETVSTTLRYGFLLLMKYLEIQARSQLQTEPLIGRHRRPSVDDQAHVPYADAVIHEVQRFGDVIPMGLPHALTRDTRFXGFLLPEGTNVIPLLFSIHNDPAQFKDPASFDPAHFLDPRGGFRKQDAFMAFSTGKRICLGEGLARMELFPFFTAVLQSFALTPLACPEEIDISPLMSGLGNVPGPYELRAVPR